The Gossypium hirsutum isolate 1008001.06 chromosome D03, Gossypium_hirsutum_v2.1, whole genome shotgun sequence genomic interval GATTCCAAACTGAGCAAGAATTTAGTTAGGTCAATCTTGATATTTCTTGTGGAAACTTCATCTCCTAAAATATGTACAATAATGTgttatttatcaattttagtgATCATCAACATAATATGCTTATTACAAAATAATAGTATTGACTTGAATGGAGTGATAATTAAAACTTTTATCAGATACTCATTTGACACGAATTAAAATCGTGACCCATCCCCTATACTCAATATTGTATGAaaaaaagatatcaaagtattaATGTTATTATCACTAAAATGTATTATAAGACTTGTAAGAAATAATCAATTATACACattatatctttattttttattttatttttatataaaatataaactttaaaaccaTTAAATATGTTAATCAAAACTCCACTGTTATAATTTTATCCATTATTTTAGTTTCCACTTCTATTAGTACTATTGGATTAATCATTTATCAAGCAATTAACTTATTTTAGTTAGACCCCAATTGCAGCATAACtttataattatcattttattattaacctAAATTTCTCTCATAATCTATTAAATTGTCACATTTCTTGATAATAAAGTCTTTTAGAGAAACATTCATCATTTCTTGAACATTTGTTATTCACATATAaaatgaaacaataaaataaatatataatagaatgtatttactaaaatataattatttgaagtCTACTCATACCTGTAGATAAGTGCGAAAAGTCATATTCATATCCAATGTTGTGTTCTGATTCACAAGTAACGCCAAATTTTCTTATGCTGAGATGCATAGGCACTACCATGCAACTCACAAGGTCACCACCTTCAAACTGACAGTCCGTTACTGGCCAGTGAATCAACCACAACATTGTGTTATCGTTAGTCTGAGGAATTCCAATGAAACTTGAGCGATATCTCTGCATGATCCTTTTGGTCTCATTGAAAATGTGGACACCTGGTAGAAGCTCCAACATTTGATCACTAGCTAAAGAGAAAACAATGCATAAGCTGAACCGATGGATCTTTTCATCTGGATGAGATGGTGTTggcaaaaaaaaagagattcgaTGCTCGTTAGTGCGATGCTTAAACCCAATCGGAACTTCACTTCCTACAACAAATGTGCTTGTTATACCACATTCTTGCAAGACCTGATCCAAAAAGAACAAGTTAGATGATTAAGTagtataaaagaaaaattagatttaaaatttaagttgaaGAACTATTGGACCTGTGGGGTAGCTAGCATTATGCTGTCTGTTAGGTAGCTATAAAGTTGCAGTCGATTTCTGTTAATGGAATCCACGTTGAATAATCTTCTAATCTCTTCTGCTCCAAAGTTTTCAATTGGTTCCACCTTGAATAGATCTTCAACCTCAGTCAATTTTTCACATCCAAAAATATTAACACATCGTGTGGAAGAAAAGAAGCGTGGAAGAAGTGAAGAATTGACTCCAAAAATAAAGTTGCACTCAAAAACATCAAGCAAGACCGGAAGCTTTGGAATCATTTGGAGTTCAGTGCAAGAAGTCAATAGAAGTTGATCAAGTTCTGTAAGGTATTTTAAGCTCTCGGGTAGGTAACGAATTGGGTTTCTACTTAAATTTAAAGATTTCAAGGATGCCAAGTTACAAAGATCATTGGGCATGACATCATTAGATAATTTGCAACTTTCAAGGCTTAACTTTACCAAAGAGCCCGGTAGAGATGCCCAAGAGAAACCCAATCCTTTGCTTCTTTTCAGTAAGAGCCACTGCAACCCCAATCTTGATTGATATATGGCAGTTTCATCTAAATTAAGCACCTTCAATGATTCCATATTATGCAACTCCCTAGGAACATCATCAAGTCTTGAACAACCAGATAAGATAAGCTCTTCAAGAGATATTAATGAACCAATTGTCCTTGGAAGTTTCCTAAGACTTGTGCAATCTTTAAGGTTCAAGAAAGTAAGCATCTTTAGCTCACCAATGGATTGATCAACTTCCACCAAATTTATGCAGTCTTTAAGCATCAACTTCTCAAGGCTAGGGAGTCCTGAAAAGCTTGGGGTTTTAAGAAGGCTATGTGAATGGTTGAGATTAAGGATCTTTAAATTTGGGAGGCACTGCAAAAAAGGAAAAACCCTTCATTTATATATCATTGTTTCTCACACACAAAAAGAAGGAATATTAGTATATATCATACCTCTGTATCCTTCCAAACTTGTTTAAGTTTACTGTTGCGCATGTCGAGAACAACTAGTTCATTGATATCAAAATCCACCGGAAAAGATTGCATACAAAACCCATGCCAACGTAACCATCTTAATCTTTTGGGAAAGTCTTTGAAGTCTCCTTTAAGTCTCACATAATCCAGTTGAAGCAGTTTAAGTCTCTTCATCTTTGCAAATGCTTGAGTTTCCATATCAACATCATTTGCCATGAGAAACTGACTTTTGGAATTCTTTGGAAAATGTAGAGTTGTATTTGTCCTTTTAGCCTTGTCTTCTAGCAATCCTTTTAGGTCAAGTGTGAGGCACTTAACTGTTCTGGAACCCTGCATCagaaaaacttttttaaaaaataaaaagaaatttgataaaaaagaaaaaaagtagttTACATGCACACAAGAAAAAAGTTGAGTAAAATGATGTTTCGTACAATTTTTTCTCTTACTACATCAAAAGCGTTCTTATGCCACAATCTGCTTCGCTTCCCAATATCACAAGATTCTTGACGAATAATTTCTCGTCCCATATCTCTAATCATTTGATGCATCATTagcttatttttttcattaatgattAAGAGAGACATGCCTACTAGATTTTCAATTCCAATTGTTGTATAGAAATCACAACCATCTAGAATTGTAGTCGTGTAATCTCTATCCTTCCCAATGAATAAACAAACTATGTCAAGGAATAAATTTTTGTCATGATTGTCTTCCAAAGAATCATAGCTTATTCTTAGAATCTTTTGAATTTTGCTGTCAGGGATTTCTTCCAATTTCTCCAATGCACTTTTCCAAGAACTCACACTTTTGCTAGATAATGAAGAGCCCAAAACTTGAAGAGCTAATGGGAGCCCACCACAGTGTTTCACTAAACTTTTTGCATATGCCATTGAACTTTCAGGCACAGAGTTATGACCAAAAGCATACCAATTAAAAAGTTGTAGCGATTCACTTGAAGCTAATTCTTTTACTTCAAATAGCTTACTTAAGCCTCCACAACTAGTTGATGCTTCCGAATCAAACATTTGGCTTATAAAATGTGCATTCAATAGGCATCGGTTTCTACTAGTTATGATGATTTTACTTCCCAGATGAAAAGGAATTTGAGTTcccattaattttcttattttttccaaTTCATCAACATCATCAAGAACAAGAAGAACTCTTCTACAACATACAACTTCTTTGATCTTGTTAATTCCATTATCTATATTGTATATTTTATGTGATTTTCCTTTAAGAATATCTGAAAGAAGTTGGCTTTGCAAACGGACTAAACCATTGCAATCTTGACTTGTTTCTCTAACATCAGCAAGGAAACTATAACCTTCAAACCTCGGGATGTTTTGATTGTAAACAACTTTGGCAATGGTTGTCTTCCCAATGCCTCCAATGCCACAAATAGTTGCAATGCCAACTTTATTTGCTCCATCTTGTTCTAACCATTGATTAATTTGTGTCACGAGAGAATCTATTCCAACTAAATAAGGAGGGACATACAAAGAAATAAGATGAAGTTTATTTTGAACTTCTTTAACAATATCTTGGATGAATTGTGATTCATGCctgcaaatttaaaaaatacaactcAATAGTAAAATCTTGGAAATTAAGTAAAGGTTACTAatgtattttctcttttcttgcatATATTTTGATTGTTTTTATGAGATTATATGTTCAAGTAAAAATAAGAAACTATGCAGCATTTCAATATATATGATAGAATTATTACattcaaaatcaaatcaaatcaaataaagcaacataaaaattaatgaaattcattGGAGAAACAACCTatactcaaaatttcaactttcTCTTTGTGAAAGtttaataaattcatgttatttacatgaatttatatatttattttttatttattgtaatatTTTGAATATGTGTAGACCTATTACACGAATAACTTTGATATAATTGTTGCAAATATACTACCGCAAAATATAATTGTTAAGGAGACCAAActgaatgtaaataaaataagaatcatTGTGTTGTGGAAGAACCACTGTAATATTAGAGACAAATTCGCCCTGATCGGTGTAATTGTGTAATGGATGTTACCCCCCAACACAATACTCCAATATTCTTAAACCCAATAAAAAAGATGGAACACGATTGACAATACTCCAAATAGTCCTACTTAAAACCTAGTCTCTTAGACAGAATTTTCCTCTCGTGTAATTTTGCATAACACTAGAATTTAGAGAACATAGAGAAGTTGTTTTTCTCTTGTTATGTTAGGTAGGAGAATGACCtcctatttatactattttttgatgagcaaaatggtaaaataaaagttttagtttttaaaaataacaaaggatttttctaacttaaaatattctaaaaatattttctgcAACAGTCAGAAAATTTTCCGcaattcaaaatattcttttGCATTACCAACAATGACATCTTAGAAAACCACAAATAGTGTCATTAAATTAAAGAggctatttctttttatttttaactcgTCAAATCCAAGTTGTTCATGTGATAGGTGCAAACgtatttaaaatttgatctaTGTGTTTTAAAAACATCCCATATCAGATTCGAGCTAACATTTAATGCTTAAGCTGATGACTTATTTGATAGAAAGACCTCAATGATacaatactaatattttaatgactcaattaaaacatgttaatgtttgagaaataatttaaaatctatgTTATAATTAACCCTCTAAAATGGATTGAAGTAACCATTTTAATTTCCAAACGCTACCTAacaatattttctattaattttcttTCTACTCTAGCAAGTCTTAATGAAAAGGATTGAAGTAACCATATGGAACTTAATTAAGTGTATAACGTACCTGTCTTGTAGAACCATGCCTCCTATAGCCGCAACTTCTTTTAAAGCATTCCTCCATCTTTGTACCATGTTGGTTTCGGACTTGAAGTTTTGTTCATGTTGGGTAAATGCTTCTGCATAACTTCCCGTCTGGTTCTTGACTTGACTGGGATCCACATCATAGAAAACTGGCAACACAATATGTTTAGAGGATTTCTTGTGCTCCAATATCATTACAAGTTCGTTAAGACACCATGTGGATGCAGCATAATTCTTTGAGAAAACAACGATAGAAATTTTGGAGTCGTGTAGTATTGCTTTTTCAATTTCATCTTTTATGTTATTCCCTCTCTCGATTTCCTCATCATCTCTAAATGTTTGAATTCCTAAGTGCACCAAAGCTGTGTAAAGATGACCCGTGAAACTTTTGCGCGTATCTTCACCTCTAAAACTCAAGAATACATGATAAGTACATCGCGAGATTTCTGACACTGccattgaagaagaaaatgaagtcGTCCtgtattttttatgtaataacaAGGTtccagcatatatatatatatgaatggcaAAGCAGATATTATTAGCAGTCAAGTGGCAGTTCCCAATCCATGGTGGGTCAATCCTTCGACCAGTTCATACAACTGCCCGAAGACATTCAAGTCGGCCATGTTGTGTTTTTCCAAATCTACCAACTTGGGTTACGTATtctatattattaattttgcttgaCAAATACAATGTATTGATTAACTTGATGGTTATAGCTAACACAACACGTATATAGACATCATCTTCAGGCTAatattagtaaaaatattatgaagGTTCTTGTATTTTAAgtcatattatattttgttttctctacttaaaaaatattaaattaatttttgtatattatattaaaaagtaaattagttcatttgttaaaaaaattatctattgttattgttaaaaattgatccaTGTAATCAACATGAGGTATATGTGACACGCCACATGCAACTATCTGATTATTTCATCATTCACTTTagtttttaacaacaaaaataaatgaaatttttaataaaaatgataaatttgttcttttatataatgtatatggactaatttacttgtttttaaataaaatgggtTAAGTACAATTTGACTCTCAATAGAATgatctccatgatacttttaccggcTAATACCTTGGTGGATACACTCAATAATTAAACCACAACCACATATATCACATAGACATCACATTAAACATTCAAGCTCGGTATAGTAAAGAGACAATTTTAGTATCTATGCATGAATGaagaattaattatttttggaaaAGAATTGGTGATTAAATTGATCAgatcatcaattttttatttgatttgttcgttttatctaaaataaataaatttttaaagactaaaaaaataataaaaaataaaaattcacttaTATTGCACATTAAAGTAAATTGAAAATGTGAATTGAGAGGGACATAAGAGAAGAAGAATAATTCCGAAGTATTTGGTGTGGAAAATATTGGTACTAGAAAACGCGTTTCAATCGCTTTTCATCTCGGAGTCATGCTTACGGTCCATTATTTGGTGCTCAACATTTGGTCCATTTGGTGAGGAAAATTCAACGAATATTCTTACCATatctactttaaaattttaatataattaatgaaaAACAATTTACATATAtgaatcatcaaatttgacatgcTTAGAGAACCTCATGTGATGACCTGATGATTAAGATTATTCATAAACCCAAATGTGGTCTAGATTTGAATCGCGTTACTTGCGTTGGTTATTCGAGCTTTACTTgttattgtaattaaaaaaattaatataattaaataaatattgaattttgtCACATTTAATATAGAGGACgtaagaggaggaggaggataaTTCCCAAGTACTTGGTGCGGAAAATAGTGGTACTAGAAAACGCGTTTCAATTACGTTTACGTTCCAAGACTTTAGACCATTAGCAATTAAAGAGGGGCTTCAacaaaattacataataaattcGTGGGCTAACCAATTTCAGTGCAATAAAAGTAGTGAAGAGGATGGGATAAGGTTAAGGTTTACATTGTTGGTAATGCAAAGTGGAATCTCTCGTTACAGCCTTCAAATTTTTTGGTTCACAATATTTTAGGAAGAACTcgattataatatttttttcgtgattatttttttcaataatattatttttaaaatttagatctatattttttttaaaagtataataTGTCTTATCATTATGTCTAACAATTgctaattattcaaataataatgttAACAAAAAGGTTGAGCACCAAATGGTTGATAAGTACTAACAAGCTCATGGTCTAAAGTCTAGATCGAGTAGCGCTATTATTCAAAACGTAGTGAAACAAATTAATTCTTTCTCCGACgtttaattatcaattttattGTTGTGACTCCATAACTAAAATTTAGCTAATCCCTTTATTCAAGAGTGTAATTATTCGAATAGGATCATGTCTCTTTTATGGTGGAATACTAATTCATTTTATTACATGGACTTGTTCATAAAAATTCTCTTAAAATATTGAACAAATATCAATTGGGTGTTCTGatttaaatatttagtttttaaGAGAACATATTCTTACCTCATTATGCCTTCTCGAAGATTTATGTCAAATCCAAACTGATGTGAGTTGGTAGCCGTGATGATAATCAATTCTCTAATATTTCAAGGAGTTTTGTCCATAAGTAAAAGTCTTTGGTAAAAGTATTAGATAagtaattgataaaaaaattcattctaaaGGCAACTAGCAAAGaactatttaatatttttaaacattcaTGAAGAATTTTATGTACTTTTATTGAATGGAATAGATTTTTTTTCCTAATAGAGGAACCACGAGAAGCAGGATGTTTTCCCTTGACCTATTCAAAATGTACTTGGCAACTTGTTCTTGTAAGGAAAACCATAATAATTTTCCCTGTTTGAAATCTTGAAAATCTTTTAAATTAATCGAATCATCTCGCTCGAATACTTTATCAGCTTTATACAAATTATTCTTCGcatcaataaatatttttcatgATATTGCACCCACTTTCATGCAAAATTATTTCTCCCATGCAAGGAATAGCTCCATGAATTACTGTCATCTTTTAGTTTAAGATGAATAAATTTCGATCAGTAATAACTTTCTTGATGAACAGGATATCTATTTTGATGACATGATATGATTTCTTTTGATTCAAGAAAGACAATTGATGACTAGAAATTGAACGACTTGGGTTTATATACGATTATAACTATTTAAAGTTTAAAGTGTTCATGTCTTGCGGTATAATATTACAATTACAAGTACAAGAGAAGAGAACCATTTTAGTAATACACAATACATTTACAATATGGCACACATTTACCTTACTacatttttcttctttacaaTTACCTTATTTATAAAGTTTAGGGGTTGTTAGATTATTAACACATGTAAACATCCttaccatttattttataaatatctaataattaggatgttcatctaaaatatttaattttctagaTAATATCCTATATTCTAGAATCTTCCCAATAAAATATCTCTTAAAAGATAAGTATAGATATACAACATTTCTATCTTTTAAACATTGtacatacatttttttttattgtaaaggcccaattttggcccaacttAAACCAACCTTAACCAAACCCAATTTAGCCCAACAGACTAAAACCCTAAGCCCAGCCCAAACCTaaacaattttcagcaaaaaagagaggagaagaaccCTAGCCGCCGCCCCACCTTGGCCCGCCACTACCagttgtctgccaccagcacacccacttgcctccaccactctatgcctgcaaaagaagacaaaaaaggacaacaaagaaaaacaccaaaaaatgaaattctttgtatttttttttctttggattttgggcTATATAAAAGCCCTATGGTCATTGTAAAGGGGgggatttttatgttttttttggaGATTTCAAAGGGAAGAATCGGTTGTATTTGgggggttttttcttttttttttcgacattttaatacaaaaagtagagaaaaatacaaaaaaaggggAAACAAGGAACGAAAACATAAATCGGAaggtgattttgtttttttttatttttctctattatcttcttaaatccatttttttcttttcttcctcatttctagcatatatatacacatataatcgaataataataaaaaacaaaaaaataatttttataccttttccggccaccgcacggcgagcctccggtggccgtccggtgaccggccccctggccggattttccttcccccctcccttctctcttccctctctcttctttttttttctttccctctccccaaatgatttttttggttagtttaggccttatatagccctccaaaacgacgtcgttttgggggctacacttaagccccaaaacgacgtcgttttggccatgcccgacccatccgacccgacccgctagaggatccgcgtgttttcatttgaatgggatatttatgcgcgcagtccttccgcttttctgatgcttcacaattaagttttttatggttttcaatttggccctataatttctcgcgcttttcgatttagtccccgccaatgtgctgcgttttaatggaaaggaataatcattgtttcggtcccccaacgtttcacgcgcgtacaattaagtcccttttctttgttttcgtttcaaattggccccacaactttgtttttaattcaattttagtcctttttgttgatttttatatctttattaaatatccttgttattttatattattagtattattagtattaccattattattatgtattagtatatatttttattatgtacgtgtatacctatatatattctcatatttaatatttttatttcactttattttaatattttattaaggttatgtttgtttcttttatattccaatgttatcattattattattcttattatttttattagtttatgctttgttatatatttatatatttataatacgtatatatacttgatatatttgtatatacctcggtaatattattactagttttcaatatacgcatatattacctaaatattttagtattatgtaaatattttaacattatattatatatgtatttatatattacgtatgtacatataccttttaatattatattttgtattacgtaaatattattttaaatactgtattgtatatatatatccttagtaccacgttacatatatattgtgtatataaTTGTTTTCTTACCCCTATTATATTCattgttaatacatttatttttttatacatgtatacgtaccctttttataatattatttttacacatatatatatatatatatatttatctatgttttcatattctataatttatatgcatttcttattttatggcttaaaattatacatgcatatacatttttacataattgtatttattgtcatcattgttatttggcgtttgtttatttattcatgtacacttgtgctttttctaaaagattagttctatttatttatttgtatgctttgtttatgtaatcgcctcgtcatttcattttgcctattgtattgttgttactcactttactttgctcaccttgtcgtattcgttgttgttttgtcaagcattgacactaaacatcaaaaggaaaatttttctaaatgaggcaatatttcgcgtttggaaaatcgagaaaacatgccctaacgtgctgggcttcgattcctcgttcgactaaatagccaaatatcctcttaaagcttcaaagtatggtttcattaaactataaggtgatcttggtttcgatggtttagagtgtcgtgtcctaacgtgctggatgtgatattccttcggaacaagagaatcttatatttcaattcacgttatcagagtgtcttttaaggatcgtattttttaaaactcttcaaatttttaattttcgacactaagacactgattaatcaactaggtaccaattttgggcgtatcgagggtgctaatccttcctcgtgcgtaaccgactcccgaacccgtttttctttttttggatttcgtagaccaaactcgttgttttaataaaatcaaatcgtttattaaaaacaaccattttacgaggtgaccagatcacacctcatcaaaaaaaagattggtggcgacttccgttttcattctattttcaaaatccaagttgaccccgttttccgtcaaaaaaatggtgtcaacatttatgattgtgtaaaaataaatattgtacaACCTCTTTAATGTcttctaaaaataataagaatataaatacatatattcacGTACAACCCACGCCATTTTGAACATTAGTTTTACTCAATGTTGTAACTGCCTTGCCTTATATTTTCTCTATATcctataatttaacataaaacaCCTAACAGAACACGTGTTACTACAATATTTTTGGGTGAATTTGTTATATTCTACTTTACCATCTTTCTTATTCAtagttaatatttattttttatgtttaaaataatattaaaagtaaaaatttaattaaaatggtttactgcataaaattaatatataacttaatatatatcaagaaaattacgaatttttaatttatacaattattttttatattttattttttcaatatattcaaattaattttttaagtaaataaatgtaattaaattaaattaatacacaTAACCAACTCGgataaaaaacctaattttttaatcttttttcttATTCATATGATTTTAACTTTTGCCTTTTATATGTCATCTAAGTGCACGTATAGTATCATTCATAACCAAACTACTATTAATGGAAGAATCAacttaaaaaccctcatccaacaTAAAAGTTCCTCTTCAAATTTAAAAACTCTCATCCaatttggatttggaaatttcTTATTTGAATAATTCTTACctgaaaaatctcatctcatcaAAATATTTTCTCTAATCTGAATTTACTAGGGTAATCAATGTTCACAAAAAGTACCATGTATGCATCACTTGAACAAAATAACGAGAAGCAGCAATTACTCTAGCTGTTGTTTCTTCTTTAACCTAGCCAACTTCAAATTGGCTTCTCGGATAGTTTCTCGCAATTTCTTTATCTCTCACTACATCAAAACAGGCCTTTAGCAgtatttttagtggcgtttgaatAAAAAAAGCCGCTAAAAATCGAGTATTAGCTTGATCCTCCAATGTTTGACGAGTCTTTGCCAAGTTATCCTTTAGCCATGGAAGTTCCAATCAGGGGATCTCCATGTCTTTCACCCTTACCAACATATCATCGTTATCAGTTAGCTCAAGCTTATTCAGATCGCTTTCTAATCTTCAATAAATTTCAGCAACTGCATTCATAATGTTGCTTTAAAACTCTTGATTGTTCAATCGAAATTGGTCAGCAAAGTGAGCAtggttttgaaatattttattgagCGCGTCAGCATTGTATTGAGAAACCTCGTATCTGTTGATGATGACAGCTGTGACATCAAAGGTTgagaataaatgaaataattatcTTCAATATAACTCAAAGAAacaataaattcatgaaatagtAGCTTGCAGCCATTACTTTGGA includes:
- the LOC107932333 gene encoding disease resistance protein RPV1 isoform X1: MAVSEISRCTYHVFLSFRGEDTRKSFTGHLYTALVHLGIQTFRDDEEIERGNNIKDEIEKAILHDSKISIVVFSKNYAASTWCLNELVMILEHKKSSKHIVLPVFYDVDPSQVKNQTGSYAEAFTQHEQNFKSETNMVQRWRNALKEVAAIGGMVLQDRHESQFIQDIVKEVQNKLHLISLYVPPYLVGIDSLVTQINQWLEQDGANKVGIATICGIGGIGKTTIAKVVYNQNIPRFEGYSFLADVRETSQDCNGLVRLQSQLLSDILKGKSHKIYNIDNGINKIKEVVCCRRVLLVLDDVDELEKIRKLMGTQIPFHLGSKIIITSRNRCLLNAHFISQMFDSEASTSCGGLSKLFEVKELASSESLQLFNWYAFGHNSVPESSMAYAKSLVKHCGGLPLALQVLGSSLSSKSVSSWKSALEKLEEIPDSKIQKILRISYDSLEDNHDKNLFLDIVCLFIGKDRDYTTTILDGCDFYTTIGIENLVGMSLLIINEKNKLMMHQMIRDMGREIIRQESCDIGKRSRLWHKNAFDVVREKIGSRTVKCLTLDLKGLLEDKAKRTNTTLHFPKNSKSQFLMANDVDMETQAFAKMKRLKLLQLDYVRLKGDFKDFPKRLRWLRWHGFCMQSFPVDFDINELVVLDMRNSKLKQVWKDTECLPNLKILNLNHSHSLLKTPSFSGLPSLEKLMLKDCINLVEVDQSIGELKMLTFLNLKDCTSLRKLPRTIGSLISLEELILSGCSRLDDVPRELHNMESLKVLNLDETAIYQSRLGLQWLLLKRSKGLGFSWASLPGSLVKLSLESCKLSNDVMPNDLCNLASLKSLNLSRNPIRYLPESLKYLTELDQLLLTSCTELQMIPKLPVLLDVFECNFIFGVNSSLLPRFFSSTRCVNIFGCEKLTEVEDLFKVEPIENFGAEEIRRLFNVDSINRNRLQLYSYLTDSIMLATPQVLQECGITSTFVVGSEVPIGFKHRTNEHRISFFLPTPSHPDEKIHRFSLCIVFSLASDQMLELLPGVHIFNETKRIMQRYRSSFIGIPQTNDNTMLWLIHWPVTDCQFEGGDLVSCMVVPMHLSIRKFGVTCESEHNIGYEYDFSHLSTGDEVSTRNIKIDLTKFLLSLESYGNVKVQLCSYIEESKVVASPQVLYDYGIITTFDPLPFDYHGHYFGHQAGKTEVSISVPPNSSRKISCFLNSIIIFSAKNDKTYGFLPCLEIVNETKGTKWTYSKHFMGIPETKNTLYWTTCWNFRGDELEAGDHVSLRVLSDLSVLEIGIDLVYDYELDDNPNFFSQLPRMSKCFKYLLGIFVYISSKSEKDLYRLQSLVKC
- the LOC107932333 gene encoding disease resistance protein RPV1 isoform X2; this encodes MAVSEISRCTYHVFLSFRGEDTRKSFTGHLYTALVHLGIQTFRDDEEIERGNNIKDEIEKAILHDSKISIVVFSKNYAASTWCLNELVMILEHKKSSKHIVLPVFYDVDPSQVKNQTGSYAEAFTQHEQNFKSETNMVQRWRNALKEVAAIGGMVLQDRHESQFIQDIVKEVQNKLHLISLYVPPYLVGIDSLVTQINQWLEQDGANKVGIATICGIGGIGKTTIAKVVYNQNIPRFEGYSFLADVRETSQDCNGLVRLQSQLLSDILKGKSHKIYNIDNGINKIKEVVCCRRVLLVLDDVDELEKIRKLMGTQIPFHLGSKIIITSRNRCLLNAHFISQMFDSEASTSCGGLSKLFEVKELASSESLQLFNWYAFGHNSVPESSMAYAKSLVKHCGGLPLALQVLGSSLSSKSVSSWKSALEKLEEIPDSKIQKILRISYDSLEDNHDKNLFLDIVCLFIGKDRDYTTTILDGCDFYTTIGIENLVGMSLLIINEKNKLMMHQMIRDMGREIIRQESCDIGKRSRLWHKNAFDVVREKIGSRTVKCLTLDLKGLLEDKAKRTNTTLHFPKNSKSQFLMANDVDMETQAFAKMKRLKLLQLDYVRLKGDFKDFPKRLRWLRWHGFCMQSFPVDFDINELVVLDMRNSKLKQVWKDTECLPNLKILNLNHSHSLLKTPSFSGLPSLEKLMLKDCINLVEVDQSIGELKMLTFLNLKDCTSLRKLPRTIGSLISLEELILSGCSRLDDVPRELHNMESLKVLNLDETAIYQSRLGLQWLLLKRSKGLGFSWASLPGSLVKLSLESCKLSNDVMPNDLCNLASLKSLNLSRNPIRYLPESLKYLTELDQLLLTSCTELQMIPKLPVLLDVFECNFIFGVNSSLLPRFFSSTRCVNIFGCEKLTEVEDLFKVEPIENFGAEEIRRLFNVDSINRNRLQLYSYLTDSIMLATPQVLQECGITSTFVVGSEVPIGFKHRTNEHRISFFLPTPSHPDEKIHRFSLCIVFSLASDQMLELLPGVHIFNETKRIMQRYRSSFIGIPQTNDNTMLWLIHWPVTDCQFEGGDLVSCMVVPMHLSIRKFGVTCESEHNIGYEYDFSHLSTGDEVSTRNIKIDLTKFLLSLESYGNVKVQLCSYIEESKVVASPQVLYDYGIITAFDPMPFDYYGHYFGNQAGKTEVSLSVPPNSSRKISCFLNSIIIFSAKNDNTNEFLPFLEIVNETKGTKWTYSKHFTGILGTKNTLYWFTCWDFRGGELEAGDHITLRVLSDLSVLEFGIDLVFDYELDDNPNSFKQLPWMSECFKYLLGAFIYILSKSQKDLYRLQSLVKS